A DNA window from Candidatus Methylacidiphilales bacterium contains the following coding sequences:
- a CDS encoding S41 family peptidase encodes MFALFSKNRFHIISGIIGFTLAVILFVVFEVFASKNQNNPSGTTIPISQLKIFAEVFENIKQNYVDEVKDSVLMEGAIKGMLTELDPHSNYLSKKEFKELQISTRGEFGGLGIQVTMEDGLVKVIAPIDDTPAQRAGVKSGDLIIKLDETPVKGLTLDQAIDIMRGAPGTPISLTMIRKGQEPFRLNLIRAIISVASVKSRRLSNNIVYLRISQFQEKTARDVENEFNKQVKKSKEPVEGLVLDLRSNPGGLLDAAKEISDHFLESGLVVFTKTRNGISDSYQAQGKDIAKGVPIVVLVDGGSASASEIVAGALQDNRRAVIAGLRTFGKGSVQNLHGLEDGGAIKLTIARYYTPSGNSIQEKGIEPDIQLEYLDIKKNERNTLLDLREADLQNHLVNEENKKTDKSLPQDDTDSAFQKSLPENDFMLYQAINLVQGMAATKKQKTALRQDQLK; translated from the coding sequence GTGTTTGCACTTTTTAGTAAAAATCGTTTTCACATAATATCCGGAATAATAGGGTTTACTCTTGCTGTTATTTTGTTTGTAGTTTTTGAAGTTTTTGCTTCTAAAAATCAAAACAACCCTTCAGGTACCACTATCCCAATTAGCCAACTTAAAATATTCGCAGAAGTTTTTGAAAATATTAAACAAAATTATGTTGACGAAGTAAAAGACAGCGTTCTCATGGAAGGGGCAATTAAGGGGATGCTCACCGAACTAGATCCACACAGCAACTACTTATCTAAAAAAGAATTTAAAGAACTTCAAATCAGTACCAGAGGTGAATTTGGTGGACTAGGCATCCAAGTAACTATGGAAGATGGGTTGGTCAAAGTTATCGCCCCTATTGATGACACGCCAGCTCAGCGCGCAGGGGTAAAATCAGGAGATTTAATCATTAAATTAGACGAAACTCCAGTAAAAGGGTTAACACTAGACCAGGCTATAGATATTATGCGTGGCGCACCAGGCACTCCTATCTCGCTCACGATGATACGAAAAGGGCAAGAACCATTTAGATTAAATTTAATTCGTGCGATTATCAGCGTCGCTAGCGTAAAGTCAAGAAGATTGTCTAATAACATAGTGTATCTCCGCATCAGTCAATTTCAAGAGAAAACAGCTCGAGATGTGGAAAATGAATTTAACAAACAAGTTAAAAAATCTAAAGAGCCAGTCGAAGGACTGGTGCTTGATTTGCGCTCTAACCCAGGTGGGCTATTAGACGCAGCAAAAGAAATTTCAGATCATTTTTTAGAAAGCGGATTGGTAGTATTCACCAAGACTCGTAATGGTATCAGCGATTCATATCAAGCCCAAGGCAAAGATATCGCCAAGGGAGTGCCAATAGTAGTTTTAGTGGATGGTGGCTCAGCATCAGCATCAGAAATTGTTGCGGGAGCCTTGCAAGACAACAGACGAGCCGTGATTGCTGGATTGCGCACCTTCGGAAAAGGCAGTGTTCAGAATTTACATGGGCTAGAAGATGGTGGGGCTATCAAACTAACTATCGCCAGATATTACACTCCTTCAGGCAACTCTATTCAAGAAAAAGGTATTGAGCCTGACATTCAGCTTGAGTACTTAGATATAAAAAAGAATGAGAGAAACACCCTTCTGGATTTACGCGAAGCTGATTTACAAAATCACCTTGTCAATGAAGAAAACAAAAAAACTGATAAGTCCTTACCACAAGATGATACCGATAGTGCTTTTCAGAAATCTCTTCCTGAAAATGATTTTATGCTTTATCAAGCAATTAATTTAGTTCAAGGCATGGCTGCTACCAAGAAACAAAAAACTGCCTTACGCCAAGACCAATTAAAGTAA
- a CDS encoding lysylphosphatidylglycerol synthase transmembrane domain-containing protein, which yields MNTLKKLLYIIFGLSISALSVWYLNQQASLKQVLPELWKIPIWSLLLAILFVLMSFVARVVRWRLIATAFTTNPNSVTFSKTLSILSISYLYNNVLFFRVGDIYRAYQANKIFSISFTHAAGSMIYERALDLFVILIYLFLACMYLQVDIIGWFPQWLLLFAIALATTIVWVPGLLLPIANGCLNLLSKTFPLLKNKLSHAQTSLKLFCTLVSSNKLKGILFFHSLLIWFFELLLFFTIAASVQDITHRSSMLLAMPVSSLTTLIPSAPGYIGTFDLAITQTMSHFGNSSLASASVAIAIHFILWTSVTLIGLIFLLKQNAINFLPSKK from the coding sequence ATGAATACATTAAAGAAATTACTGTATATAATTTTTGGTCTCAGCATCAGTGCCCTTAGTGTATGGTATTTAAACCAACAGGCTTCACTAAAACAAGTCTTACCTGAGCTGTGGAAAATACCGATTTGGTCGCTATTACTTGCAATACTATTTGTGCTGATGTCTTTTGTTGCTAGAGTGGTGCGTTGGCGACTTATTGCCACTGCCTTCACAACAAACCCTAATTCAGTTACTTTTTCTAAAACCCTTTCAATTCTATCAATTAGTTATTTGTACAATAATGTTCTTTTTTTCAGAGTCGGAGACATATACAGAGCTTACCAAGCTAATAAAATATTCTCTATATCCTTTACCCATGCTGCTGGTAGTATGATTTACGAACGAGCATTGGATTTATTTGTGATACTTATTTATCTATTTCTTGCCTGCATGTATTTACAGGTCGACATCATTGGGTGGTTCCCTCAATGGCTGTTGCTATTTGCAATCGCGCTTGCCACTACTATAGTTTGGGTTCCTGGTCTGCTATTACCTATTGCAAATGGCTGTCTTAATCTTTTATCTAAAACCTTCCCTTTACTTAAAAATAAATTATCCCATGCACAAACTTCTTTGAAGCTATTTTGTACTTTAGTTTCTAGCAATAAATTAAAAGGGATATTATTTTTTCACTCATTGCTGATCTGGTTTTTTGAACTGCTACTATTTTTTACAATAGCGGCTAGCGTGCAAGATATTACCCATCGTTCGTCAATGCTTCTCGCCATGCCGGTTAGTAGCCTGACTACATTAATCCCAAGCGCACCAGGATACATTGGCACCTTTGATCTTGCCATAACCCAGACTATGAGCCATTTCGGCAATAGTTCTCTTGCTAGCGCATCAGTTGCTATTGCAATTCATTTTATTCTATGGACTTCTGTCACTCTCATTGGTTTAATATTTTTACTCAAACAAAACGCAATCAACTTCTTACCCAGCAAAAAATAA
- a CDS encoding DUF1647 domain-containing protein — protein MVIILILFLKLIHKIIKWIAKVYIKHPNPIIRLIKKRIYQSKYPSITIITATTKNHFNSALAFISTVRNMTPHIKLVFYNLDTMYFPTSIYNYCKANGFTFKEFDYTKYPSWFQIESQLHQFNDRFYAGAYAWKSQIFYNELLESKSDFVVWCDAGNMIMHSLEKKIKQSAQDEPISFYDLIALGPVTSFTTGHTIGVYTHPDTIALLGGENYLDIEMKMGGFIVLNNKDPLAISLIKEWSHFCSLPEVVAPIGASFQNHRYDQAVFSILFYKYADQYGWTKHIGNIEKHITVQNDKKYEHIYGKSRFSKKNLDL, from the coding sequence ATGGTAATCATTTTAATTTTATTTCTTAAACTCATTCATAAAATAATTAAGTGGATTGCTAAAGTGTATATAAAGCACCCTAACCCTATAATACGATTAATTAAAAAACGAATATATCAATCAAAATATCCTAGCATTACAATTATTACTGCGACCACAAAAAATCATTTTAATTCAGCGTTAGCATTTATCAGCACGGTACGCAATATGACCCCACATATTAAACTTGTTTTTTATAACCTTGATACTATGTATTTTCCTACTTCAATATACAATTACTGTAAAGCAAATGGATTTACATTTAAAGAATTTGATTATACAAAATACCCTAGTTGGTTTCAAATTGAAAGTCAGTTACATCAGTTTAACGATAGATTTTATGCTGGTGCCTATGCTTGGAAATCACAGATATTTTATAATGAGCTTTTAGAAAGCAAAAGCGATTTTGTGGTTTGGTGTGATGCTGGAAACATGATTATGCATTCTTTAGAAAAGAAAATAAAACAGAGTGCACAAGATGAACCAATATCGTTCTACGATTTAATTGCGCTTGGACCTGTAACCTCTTTTACTACTGGACATACAATCGGTGTTTATACACACCCTGATACTATTGCGCTATTGGGTGGTGAAAACTACCTTGATATTGAAATGAAAATGGGCGGTTTTATTGTTTTGAATAATAAAGATCCCTTGGCCATTAGTCTCATAAAAGAGTGGAGCCATTTTTGCTCACTCCCAGAGGTAGTGGCGCCTATTGGTGCTTCTTTTCAAAACCATAGGTACGATCAAGCGGTTTTTTCAATATTATTTTATAAATATGCTGACCAATATGGTTGGACTAAGCATATAGGAAATATTGAAAAGCACATAACAGTTCAAAATGATAAAAAATATGAGCATATTTATGGAAAATCTAGATTCTCTAAAAAGAACCTAGATTTATAA
- a CDS encoding glycosyltransferase family 2 protein translates to MPTISIIIPCFNEGLVIPQLIERLNKIVLKLEHHAYEVIFIDDGSSDATFALLAKYQSTHSWIKVLGFARNFGHQVAVSAGIDHAIGDATIIMDADLQDPPEVVLEMIQKWQEGYDVVYGVREQRVGESWFKLLTAKYFYRLLQNVSEITIPLDSGDFRLLSRRVVDLIKKMPEQDRFLRGMVAWVGFKQFGLRYVRDKRYAGDTKYPLKKMIAFALDGILSFSKKPLRIASFFGGLFIMGSLVALCVVLLFGLLFQCWSSGIVLILIAMFFIGGIQLLCLGILGEYLGRLYSQSKNRPLYVIGEKLGFD, encoded by the coding sequence ATGCCTACTATTTCAATCATAATACCATGCTTTAATGAAGGGCTGGTCATACCTCAATTAATTGAGCGTCTAAATAAAATAGTATTAAAGTTAGAACACCATGCCTATGAAGTTATATTTATAGATGATGGTAGCAGTGATGCTACTTTTGCACTATTAGCAAAATACCAAAGCACTCATTCATGGATAAAGGTGCTTGGCTTTGCTAGGAATTTTGGACATCAGGTAGCGGTGAGTGCTGGTATTGACCATGCCATCGGTGATGCAACAATCATCATGGATGCAGATTTACAGGACCCGCCTGAAGTGGTACTTGAAATGATACAAAAATGGCAAGAGGGATACGATGTGGTGTATGGGGTGAGAGAACAAAGGGTGGGTGAGAGTTGGTTTAAGCTCCTTACTGCGAAGTATTTTTATCGCCTATTACAAAATGTTTCTGAAATTACAATTCCACTAGATAGTGGAGATTTTAGATTGCTGAGCAGACGAGTGGTTGATTTGATTAAGAAAATGCCAGAGCAAGATCGTTTTCTCAGGGGGATGGTTGCCTGGGTAGGGTTTAAGCAATTTGGCCTGCGTTATGTGCGTGACAAACGGTATGCAGGCGATACTAAATATCCTTTAAAAAAAATGATTGCATTTGCATTAGATGGGATATTGTCATTTTCTAAAAAGCCACTGCGGATAGCGAGTTTTTTTGGCGGACTATTTATCATGGGCTCTTTAGTGGCTCTCTGTGTTGTGTTGCTCTTTGGACTACTGTTTCAATGTTGGAGTAGTGGGATAGTATTGATACTCATAGCAATGTTTTTTATAGGTGGGATACAGCTCTTGTGTTTGGGAATACTAGGAGAGTATTTGGGTAGATTATATTCTCAGAGTAAAAATCGTCCCTTATATGTAATTGGAGAAAAACTTGGCTTTGACTAA
- a CDS encoding NAD(P)/FAD-dependent oxidoreductase → MTKPRVAIIGGGFSGLTIAYTLQKYGIASVVYEAQDEVGGLASSFTMHGTTLDKFYHHWFTSDAEVLQLVSELGMSAKLSTQATRTGMYYAHNFYKLSSPIDLLRYKPLAILDRIRLGLLYLKASKVQDWGRLESIRAKDWLIAMGGINVYQKVWEPLLKGKFGSYADEISAVWIWNKLKLRGGSRGKKGQEQLMYLEGGFATVAMQIEKQLTLQGSKVLCGQEILSLTPKDTGWQLTTKESSNFYDVVIATCALPEFSNIINKFASESYLASLNAIPYLANVCLILELNQPLSDLYWINVADPSFPFVGIIEHTNFINKGAYNNRHLVYLSRYLEHTNEIYNYDNKALLSFALPHIRSMFPKFDQSTILQSYSWKARYAQPIVTKHYSSLIPSTKTPYKNLYLCSMAQIYPEDRGTNYAIREGRQLAEQLKAQGVFSF, encoded by the coding sequence TTGACTAAACCACGGGTAGCGATAATTGGAGGTGGGTTTTCTGGTCTGACCATAGCGTACACCTTACAAAAATACGGGATAGCGTCCGTGGTGTATGAGGCGCAAGATGAAGTTGGGGGCTTGGCATCTTCATTTACCATGCATGGCACTACTCTTGATAAATTTTATCACCATTGGTTTACTAGCGACGCAGAGGTCTTACAGCTTGTCTCTGAATTGGGAATGTCCGCAAAATTATCCACGCAAGCCACAAGAACTGGAATGTATTATGCGCATAATTTTTATAAACTTTCCTCGCCGATTGATTTACTACGCTACAAACCCCTAGCGATTTTAGATAGAATACGGTTGGGGCTCCTCTATCTAAAAGCGAGTAAAGTGCAAGACTGGGGACGGTTAGAATCTATACGCGCAAAGGATTGGTTAATTGCAATGGGGGGAATTAATGTCTATCAAAAGGTCTGGGAGCCATTACTTAAGGGTAAGTTTGGAAGCTACGCAGATGAAATATCTGCGGTATGGATTTGGAACAAATTAAAACTTCGAGGAGGTAGCCGAGGAAAAAAAGGGCAGGAACAGCTGATGTATCTTGAGGGAGGCTTTGCTACTGTGGCAATGCAGATAGAAAAACAACTTACTCTTCAAGGCTCCAAGGTGCTCTGCGGTCAAGAAATACTGTCCTTAACACCAAAAGATACTGGCTGGCAGTTAACAACCAAGGAATCTAGTAACTTTTACGATGTTGTGATAGCAACATGCGCATTGCCTGAATTTTCAAACATCATTAATAAATTTGCCTCTGAATCATACTTGGCTTCATTAAATGCAATACCTTACCTTGCAAATGTTTGTTTGATTCTAGAGCTTAATCAGCCGCTTTCCGATCTATACTGGATCAATGTTGCCGACCCTTCCTTTCCATTTGTTGGGATTATTGAACATACCAATTTTATAAACAAGGGGGCTTATAACAATCGCCATTTAGTCTATCTCTCTAGATACTTAGAGCATACTAATGAAATATATAACTATGATAATAAAGCACTTTTATCATTCGCTTTACCCCATATTAGATCAATGTTTCCTAAATTTGACCAATCAACTATACTACAATCCTATAGCTGGAAGGCTAGATATGCGCAGCCAATTGTTACTAAACATTACTCTTCACTCATTCCAAGTACCAAGACACCTTATAAAAATCTTTATCTCTGTAGTATGGCACAAATCTACCCTGAAGATCGCGGAACGAACTATGCCATCAGAGAGGGAAGACAGCTAGCTGAACAGCTCAAAGCTCAAGGGGTCTTTTCTTTTTGA
- a CDS encoding STELLO glycosyltransferase family protein, with amino-acid sequence MIKNFIVITSINAPTRAVKKFAALLDYKTIVVGDKKTPAGWAYKNVGYLSLQNQIASYAAFCKLLPVNHYSRKMIGYLFAINSGATMIVDTDDDNIPLSNFAVPNFDGTYDCVYSNMPLNIYSLFINQSTNNLIWPRGYPLELITAKNKITSSKNIVRVGIWQGLANGDPDVDAIYRMTNGSIDIAFKKRSPVVLKNKTWCPFNSQNTYFRHECFPLLYLPSTVTFRFTDILRGIIAQPILWKFGYSLGFTQATVFQARNKHTLLKDFIDEVPMYLHAKDLISLVGDEVKKSSSCNDALMRCYSTLHKLSIVKKEELALLKAWLRFF; translated from the coding sequence ATGATAAAAAATTTTATTGTTATCACCTCAATAAACGCACCCACTCGGGCAGTTAAAAAATTTGCTGCTTTGCTAGACTACAAGACTATTGTAGTGGGCGATAAAAAAACACCTGCAGGATGGGCATATAAAAATGTGGGGTATCTTTCATTGCAAAATCAGATTGCATCATATGCCGCTTTTTGTAAACTCCTGCCTGTCAATCATTATTCTAGAAAAATGATTGGCTATTTATTCGCAATTAATTCTGGAGCAACGATGATTGTTGATACGGATGACGACAACATACCACTATCTAATTTTGCCGTGCCTAATTTTGATGGAACCTATGATTGCGTTTATTCAAATATGCCATTGAATATTTATTCATTATTCATAAATCAAAGTACTAATAATCTGATATGGCCAAGGGGGTATCCACTTGAGTTAATAACAGCCAAAAATAAAATTACTTCTAGCAAAAATATTGTTCGGGTAGGAATATGGCAAGGGCTGGCAAATGGCGACCCTGATGTTGATGCAATCTACAGAATGACCAATGGATCAATAGATATCGCATTTAAAAAACGATCTCCGGTTGTCTTAAAAAATAAAACCTGGTGTCCTTTTAATTCTCAAAATACTTATTTTAGACATGAATGTTTTCCACTGCTGTATTTACCTTCCACAGTAACATTTAGATTTACTGATATTTTGCGAGGTATTATTGCCCAACCAATATTATGGAAGTTTGGTTATAGCCTTGGTTTTACTCAAGCGACGGTTTTCCAAGCTAGAAATAAACATACCTTATTAAAAGATTTTATTGACGAAGTGCCGATGTATCTTCACGCAAAAGATTTGATTTCTTTAGTTGGCGATGAAGTTAAAAAGTCTTCAAGTTGTAATGACGCATTAATGCGATGCTACAGTACATTGCACAAACTATCAATTGTCAAAAAAGAAGAGTTGGCTTTACTAAAAGCTTGGCTTAGATTTTTCTAA
- a CDS encoding glycosyltransferase family 2 protein: protein MNQNKNTFIIPSHWEVPPSLSTMYFEKRKNIIVLVPVFNEGERIISLISKMAENKIHEYADICIVDAGSTDSSLDHEHHIKNSIRGVVTRAKGVSGRLGSDLRIGFAFGLSEGYDYFITIDGNNKDDPRSIINFVSALKNGDAQYIQASRFITGGIAINTPVTRKIAIKFIHSPLLSLFSGFRWTDTTQGFRGYTSKLLSDERLGLFRNCFVSYEILSYLTYRVPQLGYACLELPSTRSYPKGEVPTKISFIRGNGRVLLILFLTCLGYYNIK, encoded by the coding sequence ATGAACCAAAACAAAAACACTTTTATCATCCCGAGTCACTGGGAGGTTCCGCCTAGTCTATCTACTATGTATTTTGAAAAGCGTAAAAATATCATTGTGCTTGTGCCAGTATTTAATGAAGGGGAGCGAATAATTTCATTAATTTCTAAAATGGCTGAAAATAAAATCCACGAATATGCAGATATTTGTATTGTTGACGCAGGCAGTACAGACAGCTCTTTAGATCATGAACACCATATCAAAAATTCAATTAGAGGAGTAGTAACCAGAGCAAAGGGCGTGTCGGGTAGATTAGGCAGCGACCTTAGGATCGGCTTTGCCTTTGGCTTAAGCGAGGGTTATGATTATTTTATTACCATTGACGGTAATAACAAAGATGATCCGCGGTCAATTATAAACTTTGTCAGTGCTCTGAAAAATGGTGACGCACAATACATTCAAGCAAGTAGATTTATAACGGGAGGTATTGCAATTAATACTCCTGTAACTAGAAAAATAGCAATAAAATTTATTCACTCACCACTGTTAAGTCTGTTCTCAGGATTTCGTTGGACTGACACAACCCAGGGCTTTAGGGGATATACCAGCAAACTCTTATCAGATGAAAGGCTGGGATTGTTTAGAAATTGTTTTGTCTCTTATGAAATTCTTTCCTACCTCACTTATCGCGTACCTCAATTAGGATATGCTTGTTTAGAGTTACCGAGTACGAGAAGCTATCCAAAGGGCGAAGTTCCAACAAAGATTTCTTTTATTAGGGGTAACGGTAGGGTATTATTAATTTTATTTTTGACTTGTCTAGGGTATTACAACATTAAGTGA
- a CDS encoding TIGR04255 family protein produces MVDYKKLTKCPLVSITIELRHDSNIQFGELYNVINTKLASRIKEKNTHGILTIPRDVRFNDTNLKYKPIQSFKIDNGCVWNFSEDGIFLQYSFDPIFKGEFYSGWENLNLSSEIKLVVDCLKALGVKSTTYLGYRVLNMFEGSKIFQHSNIDIKLNSKDLTAESENILISNEINKSSLKLKYIIAVNSKIIHPMKEFKGSYIDIDVSYNEFITTDTNDELVFKRVCQLHDEEKNCFFSILKESFVETLN; encoded by the coding sequence ATGGTAGATTATAAAAAACTTACTAAATGCCCATTAGTTAGTATTACAATTGAATTAAGACATGATTCCAATATTCAATTTGGTGAATTATATAATGTAATCAATACTAAACTTGCCTCAAGAATTAAAGAAAAAAACACGCATGGAATTTTGACCATCCCAAGAGATGTTAGATTTAATGATACTAATCTAAAATACAAACCAATCCAATCATTTAAAATAGATAATGGGTGTGTGTGGAATTTTTCTGAAGACGGCATTTTTTTACAATATTCTTTTGATCCAATTTTTAAAGGCGAGTTTTATTCGGGTTGGGAAAATTTAAATTTATCATCGGAAATTAAATTAGTAGTAGATTGTTTAAAGGCACTAGGTGTCAAAAGCACAACTTATTTAGGATATAGAGTTCTAAATATGTTTGAAGGTTCAAAAATTTTCCAACATAGTAATATAGATATAAAATTAAATAGCAAAGATTTAACTGCTGAAAGTGAAAATATATTAATATCCAATGAAATTAATAAATCAAGCTTAAAATTAAAATACATAATTGCAGTTAATTCTAAAATCATTCATCCAATGAAAGAATTTAAAGGCTCTTATATTGACATAGATGTAAGTTATAATGAATTTATCACAACTGACACAAATGATGAGCTTGTATTTAAAAGAGTCTGCCAGCTTCATGACGAAGAAAAAAATTGTTTTTTTAGCATTTTAAAGGAATCGTTTGTTGAAACATTGAACTAA